The following coding sequences are from one Rutidosis leptorrhynchoides isolate AG116_Rl617_1_P2 chromosome 11, CSIRO_AGI_Rlap_v1, whole genome shotgun sequence window:
- the LOC139877555 gene encoding uncharacterized protein, with protein sequence MDPNLERNVCVDLESAINGDQEKSLNLGKPVLTNNVDDDSPLKYNDEMNTNSVMVIIDGGIKEKRKKCLSAKKPPKPPTGPHRGFSLDAADQKMIKELAELAMIKRARIERMKALMQKKTSKASSSSSSSTANLFAMVFTIIVFLVMLFQGMSCQISYGTFNGSPPTTQTNENALIFIQEGLNPSAHDSV encoded by the exons ATGGATCCTAATTTGGAACGTAACGTTTGTGTTGATCTTGAGAGTGCAATTAATGGTGACCAAGAGAAAAGCCTTAATCTTGGTAAACCGGTTTTAACGAATAATGTGGATGATGATTCACCATTAAAATACAATGATGAGATGAATACGAATAGTGTAATGGTGATTATAGACGGTGGTATTAAAGAGAAACGTAAAAAGTGTTTAAGCGCGAAAAAACCACCAAAACCTCCAACAGGACCACATAGAGGTTTTTCTTTGGATGCTGCAGATCAGAAGATGATTAAGGAGCTTGCTGAACTTGCTATGATTAAACGTGCGAGAATCGAACGAATGAAGGCACTTATGCAAAAGAAAACTTCAAAGgcctcttcttcatcatcatcatcaactgccAATTTATTTGCAATGGTTTTTACCATCATTGTCTTCCTAGTCATGCTTTTTCAAG GAATGTCGTGCCAAATTTCATATGGAACGTTCAATGGTTCTCCTCCAACGACTCAGACAAATGAGAATGCCTTAATATTTATACAAGAAGGATTGAATCCATCGGCTCATGATTCCGTTTAA